The Candidatus Bathyarchaeia archaeon DNA window AAGTCAGGGGATAAGGCATGTTTATGAAATAGCAAATCCGAAGTTCATGCTCCCCAAAGTGTCTTCAACGTTTCACGGCAGAGACATATTTGCCCCAGCCGCAGCGTTCCTTTCAAAGGGAGTTGAGCCCTCCGAGTTTGGACCGGAAATCCGCAAGATCGTTAAGCCGAGGTTTGCTAAGGTTGTTAAGAGGGGCGACACATTGGTTGGCGAGGTTATTCACGTTGACAGCTTTGGAAATATCATTACAAATTTCACGGTGAAACATCTTGAAGCTTTGGGGGTCGAGAATTGCATACATGCAAGGCTTATTGATAAACTGTTAACGTTAAAGCTTTGCAAGGCTTATGCTGAAGTGGAAATCCGGAAACCCCTCGCCATAATTGGAAGCCATGATTTTCTAGAAATATCCATAAACATGGGCAATGCAGCTCAGACTTTC harbors:
- a CDS encoding SAM-dependent chlorinase/fluorinase: MKMRSETQVITLTTDFGLADPYVAEMKAVILGINPDAEIVDITHQVEKFNVRNGAFILAAAAPYFPRGTIHVAVVDPGVGTKRKPILIEAEKDFFIGPDNGVLALAARSQGIRHVYEIANPKFMLPKVSSTFHGRDIFAPAAAFLSKGVEPSEFGPEIRKIVKPRFAKVVKRGDTLVGEVIHVDSFGNIITNFTVKHLEALGVENCIHARLIDKLLTLKLCKAYAEVEIRKPLAIIGSHDFLEISINMGNAAQTFGVKVGDRITLYRSL